The proteins below come from a single Benincasa hispida cultivar B227 chromosome 4, ASM972705v1, whole genome shotgun sequence genomic window:
- the LOC120075027 gene encoding uncharacterized protein LOC120075027 isoform X4 → MSISQNHLLRLVLSCRKITAQVTNPATSSIVAMASSSEQEFVAYYRSKLHRFPRSNNFWDSKVASRVGEKLGHRLKEIGVSDVRIDLAEEFSRPLYYRKMVLPLFDSVQRSGVAVDGAEKLGTEIGFNQLD, encoded by the exons ATGTCCATAAGCCAGAACCACCTCCTCCGCCTGGTTCTTTCATGCCGGAAAATCACTGCCCAGGTCACAAATCCAGCCACCTCCTCCATCGTGGCCATGGCATCTTCCTCCGAGCAGGAATTCGTCGCCTATTACCGCTCTAAACTCCACCGTTTTCCTCGATCCAACAACTTCTGGGACTCCAAAGTCGCCTCTCGCGTCGGCGAAAAGCTTGGCCACCGTTTGAAGGAGATCGGTGTTTCCGATGTTCGGATTGATCTCGCCGAAGAGTTCTCCCGCCCTCTGTACTATCGGAAGATGGTTCTGCCGCTTTTCGATTCTGTTCAGCGCTCCGGCGTCGCCGTTGATGGCGCTGAGAAGCTTGGAACAG AGATTGGATTTAACCAACTTGATTGA
- the LOC120075027 gene encoding uncharacterized protein LOC120075027 isoform X1 — protein sequence MSISQNHLLRLVLSCRKITAQVTNPATSSIVAMASSSEQEFVAYYRSKLHRFPRSNNFWDSKVASRVGEKLGHRLKEIGVSDVRIDLAEEFSRPLYYRKMVLPLFDSVQRSGVAVDGAEKLGTVLGCRRMEASAQYTIPFDLRIIPYNEQAGFLGIAEIGFNQLD from the exons ATGTCCATAAGCCAGAACCACCTCCTCCGCCTGGTTCTTTCATGCCGGAAAATCACTGCCCAGGTCACAAATCCAGCCACCTCCTCCATCGTGGCCATGGCATCTTCCTCCGAGCAGGAATTCGTCGCCTATTACCGCTCTAAACTCCACCGTTTTCCTCGATCCAACAACTTCTGGGACTCCAAAGTCGCCTCTCGCGTCGGCGAAAAGCTTGGCCACCGTTTGAAGGAGATCGGTGTTTCCGATGTTCGGATTGATCTCGCCGAAGAGTTCTCCCGCCCTCTGTACTATCGGAAGATGGTTCTGCCGCTTTTCGATTCTGTTCAGCGCTCCGGCGTCGCCGTTGATGGCGCTGAGAAGCTTGGAACAG TTTTGGGTTGTCGGAGAATGGAGGCATCTGCACAATATACTATTCCATTTGATCTACGTATTATTCCCTACAATGAACAGGCTGGTTTTCTTGGGATTGCAGAGATTGGATTTAACCAACTTGATTGA
- the LOC120075027 gene encoding uncharacterized protein LOC120075027 isoform X3 codes for MSISQNHLLRLVLSCRKITAQVTNPATSSIVAMASSSEQEFVAYYRSKLHRFPRSNNFWDSKVASRVGEKLGHRLKEIGVSDVRIDLAEEFSRPLYYRKMVLPLFDSVQRSGVAVDGAEKLGTGWFSWDCRDWI; via the exons ATGTCCATAAGCCAGAACCACCTCCTCCGCCTGGTTCTTTCATGCCGGAAAATCACTGCCCAGGTCACAAATCCAGCCACCTCCTCCATCGTGGCCATGGCATCTTCCTCCGAGCAGGAATTCGTCGCCTATTACCGCTCTAAACTCCACCGTTTTCCTCGATCCAACAACTTCTGGGACTCCAAAGTCGCCTCTCGCGTCGGCGAAAAGCTTGGCCACCGTTTGAAGGAGATCGGTGTTTCCGATGTTCGGATTGATCTCGCCGAAGAGTTCTCCCGCCCTCTGTACTATCGGAAGATGGTTCTGCCGCTTTTCGATTCTGTTCAGCGCTCCGGCGTCGCCGTTGATGGCGCTGAGAAGCTTGGAACAG GCTGGTTTTCTTGGGATTGCAGAGATTGGATTTAA
- the LOC120075027 gene encoding uncharacterized protein LOC120075027 isoform X2, which yields MSISQNHLLRLVLSCRKITAQVTNPATSSIVAMASSSEQEFVAYYRSKLHRFPRSNNFWDSKVASRVGEKLGHRLKEIGVSDVRIDLAEEFSRPLYYRKMVLPLFDSVQRSGVAVDGAEKLGTGRKSTPKVIQCMKELKQLNSK from the exons ATGTCCATAAGCCAGAACCACCTCCTCCGCCTGGTTCTTTCATGCCGGAAAATCACTGCCCAGGTCACAAATCCAGCCACCTCCTCCATCGTGGCCATGGCATCTTCCTCCGAGCAGGAATTCGTCGCCTATTACCGCTCTAAACTCCACCGTTTTCCTCGATCCAACAACTTCTGGGACTCCAAAGTCGCCTCTCGCGTCGGCGAAAAGCTTGGCCACCGTTTGAAGGAGATCGGTGTTTCCGATGTTCGGATTGATCTCGCCGAAGAGTTCTCCCGCCCTCTGTACTATCGGAAGATGGTTCTGCCGCTTTTCGATTCTGTTCAGCGCTCCGGCGTCGCCGTTGATGGCGCTGAGAAGCTTGGAACAG GCAGGAAATCAACACCGAAGGTGATTCAGTGCATGAAAGAGTTGAAACAACTGAACTCTAAATGA
- the LOC120075027 gene encoding uncharacterized protein LOC120075027 isoform X6 yields MSISQNHLLRLVLSCRKITAQVTNPATSSIVAMASSSEQEFVAYYRSKLHRFPRSNNFWDSKVASRVGEKLGHRLKEIGVSDVRIDLAEEFSRPLYYRKMVLPLFDSVQRSGVAVDGAEKLGTGNQHRR; encoded by the exons ATGTCCATAAGCCAGAACCACCTCCTCCGCCTGGTTCTTTCATGCCGGAAAATCACTGCCCAGGTCACAAATCCAGCCACCTCCTCCATCGTGGCCATGGCATCTTCCTCCGAGCAGGAATTCGTCGCCTATTACCGCTCTAAACTCCACCGTTTTCCTCGATCCAACAACTTCTGGGACTCCAAAGTCGCCTCTCGCGTCGGCGAAAAGCTTGGCCACCGTTTGAAGGAGATCGGTGTTTCCGATGTTCGGATTGATCTCGCCGAAGAGTTCTCCCGCCCTCTGTACTATCGGAAGATGGTTCTGCCGCTTTTCGATTCTGTTCAGCGCTCCGGCGTCGCCGTTGATGGCGCTGAGAAGCTTGGAACAG GAAATCAACACCGAAGGTGA
- the LOC120075027 gene encoding uncharacterized protein LOC120075027 isoform X5, whose translation MSISQNHLLRLVLSCRKITAQVTNPATSSIVAMASSSEQEFVAYYRSKLHRFPRSNNFWDSKVASRVGEKLGHRLKEIGVSDVRIDLAEEFSRPLYYRKMVLPLFDSVQRSGVAVDGAEKLGTGNGAWFF comes from the exons ATGTCCATAAGCCAGAACCACCTCCTCCGCCTGGTTCTTTCATGCCGGAAAATCACTGCCCAGGTCACAAATCCAGCCACCTCCTCCATCGTGGCCATGGCATCTTCCTCCGAGCAGGAATTCGTCGCCTATTACCGCTCTAAACTCCACCGTTTTCCTCGATCCAACAACTTCTGGGACTCCAAAGTCGCCTCTCGCGTCGGCGAAAAGCTTGGCCACCGTTTGAAGGAGATCGGTGTTTCCGATGTTCGGATTGATCTCGCCGAAGAGTTCTCCCGCCCTCTGTACTATCGGAAGATGGTTCTGCCGCTTTTCGATTCTGTTCAGCGCTCCGGCGTCGCCGTTGATGGCGCTGAGAAGCTTGGAACAG GTAATGGAGCTTGGTTCTTCTAA
- the LOC120075760 gene encoding uncharacterized protein LOC120075760, with protein MWNFASNCVAGCAGLKSSSQKQSHTATECSDDELSSDGREEVLECPICWESFNIVENVPHVLWCGHTLCKNCILGLQWAVVKFPTLPVQLPLFISCPWCNLLSFRLVYKGNLKFPCKNYFLLWMVENINVERVKSHSAFSGDQLVFPVSGTSSRGNQVSHSNLRRGHHVRQLDLQGPNNANSHFHSFNLERLQSSLRKLLVFFVHLTAKFPLVIIFLLIVLYAVPASAAILALYVLVTVLFALPSFLILYFAYPSLDWLMREIIT; from the coding sequence ATGTGGAATTTTGCTTCCAACTGTGTGGCTGGATGTGCTGGACTAAAGAGCAGTTCCCAAAAACAGTCTCATACTGCCACAGAGTGTTCGGATGACGAGCTATCTTCAGATGGTAGGGAGGAAGTGCTAGAGTGTCCAATATGTTGGGAATCCTTCAACATCGTTGAGAATGTGCCCCATGTTTTATGGTGTGGCCATACACTCTGCAAGAATTGCATCTTAGGATTGCAGTGGGCTGTGGTGAAGTTCCCGACATTACCGGTTCAGCTTCCACTTTTTATATCTTGCCCCTGGTGCAACCTCTTATCCTTCCGCTTAGTTTATAAAGGAAACCTCAAATTCCCTTGCAAGAATTACTTCCTTTTGTGGATGGTTGAGAACATAAACGTCGAAAGAGTTAAATCTCATTCTGCTTTCTCTGGGGATCAACTAGTCTTTCCAGTGAGCGGTACTTCATCCAGGGGTAATCAAGTCAGTCACAGTAACCTTAGGAGGGGACACCATGTTCGTCAATTAGATTTACAAGGACCAAACAATGCCAATAGCCATTTCCATAGCTTCAATCTGGAGAGGCTTCAATCTTCTCTCCGCAAATTGCTTGTTTTCTTTGTTCACTTGACAGCCAAGTTTCCATTGGTGATCATCTTCCTCCTGATCGTCTTATATGCTGTGCCTGCCAGTGCAGCAATCTTGGCTCTGTACGTATTAGTCACGGTCCTTTTTGCTCTCCCGTCATTTctcatcttgtattttgcttaCCCTAGTCTGGATTGGTTGATGAGGGAGATCATCACTTAA